A single Brienomyrus brachyistius isolate T26 chromosome 11, BBRACH_0.4, whole genome shotgun sequence DNA region contains:
- the aldh1a2 gene encoding retinal dehydrogenase 2 — protein MTSSKIELPGEVKPDAAALSASLHSMPSPVFNPEIKYTKIFINNEWQNSVSEKFFPVYNPSNGEKICEVQEADKADVDKAVQAARLAFSLGSVWRRMDASERGRLLSKLADLVERDRAYLATLESMDSGKPFLSAFYVDLLGTIKTLRYFAGWADKIHGLTIPMDGDYFSFTRTEPIGVCGQIIPWNFPLLMTAWKLAPALCCGNTVVLKPAEQTPLSCLYMGALIKEAGFPPGVVNIVPGFGPTAGAAIASHMGVDKVAFTGSTKVGKLIQEAAGRSNLKRVTLELGGKSPNIIFADADLDVAVEQAHQGVFFNNGQCCTAGSRIYVEESIYEEFVRRSVERAKKRVVGSPFDPSTEQGPQISKEQQSRILELIQSGISEGARLECGGKALGLKGFFVEPTIFSNVSDDMRIAKEEIFGPVQQIMKFKTTEEVIERANNSDYGLTAGVFTNDINKAMSVSTAMQAGTVWINCFNALSSQCPFGGFKMSGNGREMGEYGLREYSEIKTVTMKLLEKNS, from the exons ATCTTCATTAACAATGAGTGGCAGAACTCGGTCAGCGAAAAGTTTTTCCCTGTGTACAACCCTTCCAACGGGGAGAAGATCTGTGAAGTTCAGGAAGCAGACAAG GCGGACGTGGACAAGGCCGTGCAGGCTGCCCGCCTGGCCTTTTCCTTGGGCTCCGTGTGGCGCAGGATGGACGCTTCGGAACGTGGACGGCTCCTCTCCAAGCTGGCTGACCTGGTGGAGAGGGACAGGGCCTACCTGGCG ACGCTGGAGTCCATGGACAGCGGAAAGCCATTTCTTTCTGCCTTCTATGTAGACCTTCTAGGAACCATTAAGACCCTGAGATACTTTGCTGGTTGGGCTGACAAGATCCATGGATTAACCATCCCGATGG ATGGGGATTATTTTTCATTCACCAGGACCGAGCCGATCGGCGTGTGTGGACAGATCATCCCA TGGAACTTCCCACTGCTGATGACAGCCTGGAAGCTGGCCCCTGCACTGTGTTGCGGGAACACCGTGGTGCTCAAGCCGGCCGAGCAGACTCCTCTCAGCTGCCTCTACATGGGGGCGCTCATCAAAGAG GCCGGGTTCCCGCCCGGAGTCGTCAACATCGTGCCGGGTTTTGGGCCTACGGCAGGGGCCGCCATCGCATCCCACATGGGCGTGGACAAGGTGGCTTTTACCGGATCTACCAAG GTCGGCAAGCTGATCCAAGAAGCAGCTGGACGGAGCAATTTGAAGCGAGTGACGCTGGAACTCGGAGGAAAGAGCCCCAACATTATTTTCGCAGATGCGGACC TGGACGTGGCCGTGGAGCAGGCCCACCAGGGCGTCTTCTTCAACAACGGCCAGTGCTGCACCGCTGGCTCCCGCATCTACGTGGAGGAGTCCATCTACGAGGAGTTCGTGCGCAGGAGCGTGGAGCGGGCCAAGAAGAGGGTGGTGGGGAGCCCGTTTGACCCCAGCACCGAGCAGGGCCCCCAG ATCAGCAAGGAGCAACAGAGCCGTATCCTGGAGCTCATCCAGAGTGGGATCAGCGAGGGGGCCCGGCTGGAGTGCGGGGGCAAGGCCCTTGGCCTCAAAGGCTTCTTTGTGGAGCCCACTATCTTCTCCAACGTCAGCGATGACATGCGCATCGCCAAGGAGGAG ATCTTCGGGCCTGTTCAGCAGATCATGAAGTTCAAGACCACGGAGGAGGTGATCGAGAGAGCCAACAACTCTGATTATGGCTTGACTGCCGGCGTGTTCACCAATGACATCAACAAGGCCATGAGCGTGTCAACAGCCATGCAGGCTGGCACTGTCTG GATAAACTGCTTCAATGCCCTGAGCTCCCAGTGTCCGTTTGGAGGATTCAAGATGTCGGGAAATGGGCGGGAAAT GGGCGAGTACGGACTGAGGGAGTACTCTGAGATCAAGACGGTCACCATGAAGCTTCTGGAGAAGAACTCCTAG